A part of Falco cherrug isolate bFalChe1 chromosome 16, bFalChe1.pri, whole genome shotgun sequence genomic DNA contains:
- the TAF8 gene encoding transcription initiation factor TFIID subunit 8, protein MLQSYISEIGRSAKSYCEHTARTQPTLSDIVVTLVEMGFNVETLPAYAKRSQRMVITAPPVTNQPVTPKALTAGQNKPHPSHIPGHFPEFPDPHTYIKTPTYREPVSDYQVLREKAASQRRDVERALTRFMAKTGETQSLFKDDVSTFPLIAARPFTVPYLTALLPSELEMQQMEETDSSEQDDQTDTENLPLHMSTDDSGPEKENASVLQQNTSLSGSRNGEENVIDNPYLRPVKKPKIRRKK, encoded by the exons ataTTTCTGAAATTGGAAGGAGTGCGAAGTCCTACTGTGAACATACAGCCAGGACGCAGCCTACGCTCTCTGATATAGTGGTTACTCTCGTGGAAATGG ggTTCAATGTTGAAACGCTTCCTGCGTATGCCAAGCGCTCCCAGAGGATGGTCATCACGGCCC CTCCTGTGACAAACCAGCCTGTGACTCCCAAAGCCCTGACAGCTGGACAGAACAAGCCACATCCATCCCACATTCCTGGCCATTTTCCTGAGTTTCCAGATCCTCACACTTACATCAAGACACCA ACATACCGGGAGCCAGTATCTGATTATCAAGTCCTACGGGAAAAGGCAGCATCTCAACGGCGCGATGTAGAAAGGGCTCTCACACGTTTCATGGCTAAGACAGGAGAAACCCAGAGTCTTTTCAAAGATGATGTTAGCACTTTCCCAC TGATTGCTGCCAGGCCTTTCACCGTACCCTACCTGACTGCTCTTCTCCCCTCTGAGCTGGAAATGCAGCAAATGGAAGAAACAGATTCATCTGAGCAAGACGACCAGACAGACACTGAGAACCTTCCCCTGCACATGAGCACG GATGATTCAGGACCTGAAAAGGAGAACGCTTCAGTGTTACAGCAGAACACATCCCTGTCAGGCAGTCGGAACGGGGAGGAAAATGTGATAGACAATCCCTACCTCCGGCCAGTGAAAAAGCCCAAGATCCGCAGAAAGAAGTGA
- the PIFO gene encoding protein pitchfork — protein sequence MAAEWQRRDGRKRISFGSCQERKMFPLHHAPDRLAIQLIPIRGDPSLGPGCYLSHESGSLRYSLENKPLSKKGYVIGARTAQRFIPEPQTVTPSPATYQSFWNKEGKCQPAYAPFSTRTPRFPDKPSDKNFPGPGAYNADKPLHKKITWPMKFGSPDWSLVPMPAKRMLKMEVQKLTIDKELWKHRNRVAYLSLYYS from the exons ATGGCAGCGGAGTGGCAGCGGAGAG ATGGACGGAAGCGGATCTCTTTTGGGTCATGTCAAGAGCGGAAAATGTTCCCTCTCCACCATGCCCCAGACAGGCTGGCAATCCAGCTCATACCCATCAGGGGAGACCCTTCGCTTGGGCCAGGCTGTTACTTGAGTCACGAG AGCGGCAGCCTTAGATACTCTTTGGAAAACAAACCCTTGAGCAAGAAAGGCTATGTGATAGGAGCGAGAACAGCCCAGCGTTTCATACCAGAGCCACAG ACTGTGACTCCCAGCCCAGCAACGTACCAGTCATTCTGGAATAAAGAGGGAAAATGCCAGCCTGCCTATGCTCCATTTTCCACTAGGACACCACGATTTCCAGATAAGCCTTCAGATAAAAATTTCCCTGG acCTGGAGCTTACAACGCAGACAAGCcattacacaaaaaaatcacttggcCAATGAAGTTTGGGTCTCCAGACTGGTCTTTAGTGCCAATGCCAGCGAAGAGGATGCTAAAAATGGAGGTACAGAAG CTGACCATAGACAAAGAACTCTGGAAACACCGGAATCGAGTGGCCTACCTGAGTTTATACTACAGCTGA